A window of the Streptomyces sp. Ag109_O5-10 genome harbors these coding sequences:
- a CDS encoding WhiB family transcriptional regulator, producing the protein MATAQRDHTTHWRERGACPRVDPDLFFPIGDGGLTQVQITEAKAVCRRCPVMEQCLGWVMQVEQVEGIWGGTTEGERRLMRRRDDTDEHLGARRVTSTRPARSYGWKQS; encoded by the coding sequence ATGGCTACAGCACAACGCGACCACACGACGCACTGGCGTGAACGGGGAGCCTGCCCGCGCGTCGACCCCGATCTGTTCTTCCCCATCGGCGACGGCGGCCTGACGCAGGTTCAGATCACCGAGGCCAAGGCCGTCTGCCGTCGATGTCCGGTCATGGAGCAGTGTCTCGGCTGGGTCATGCAGGTCGAGCAGGTGGAAGGCATCTGGGGCGGGACGACGGAAGGCGAGCGCCGCCTGATGAGGCGACGCGACGACACTGACGAACACCTCGGGGCAAGACGTGTCACATCCACGCGTCCTGCTCGGTCGTATGGGTGGAAGCAGTCATGA
- a CDS encoding FAD-binding oxidoreductase: MTEPAGRTDATRTADVKHMKWWGWGVEGVGFRHEDKPGFAPFVQRAIGLDLRAAEHTTAGPDFAQLKVPPSEAPEGFVTLLTDIVGAGNAVVDDLSRVVHTYGKSLRDLVRIRAGEMGRSPDVVVYPADEAEVRRVVDAAVEADAVIIPFGGGSNIAGSLEPHVDEDRVVVSLDLGRLDRVLEIDPDSGLARVQAGAQGPGLEARLNQEGWTTGHFPDSFTHSTLGGWVATRSSGMQSDKYGDIADIVKGLRVVRAGGVLVIRAVPSASTGPSVREMVVGSEGRLGVITEVTVQVHRLPAKRVIHAYFFRNLDHGLAAMQEIAESDVSPSVTRVSDAHETGFSLATSKESRGVRKTGQAGLMAYLRRRGWNLDEMCLSFIGFEGDKAHVKRQKSIVDRIVRRHHGIGVGRGPGALYDQKKFDTPYIRDFLLDRGAAGDVSETAGPWSKLRGIHAAVYEAADLAYERIGRTGWTMSHMSHSYHSGACLYFTFAFVFGDDPLGEYDTVKRAIQQAFVDAGGTISHHHGVGLEHAPWLAEDISPQGVAIMSGLFGAADPGGNFNPRKIVV; this comes from the coding sequence GTGACCGAACCTGCCGGCCGCACCGACGCGACGCGCACCGCTGATGTGAAACACATGAAGTGGTGGGGCTGGGGCGTGGAAGGTGTCGGCTTCCGACACGAGGACAAGCCTGGTTTCGCGCCGTTCGTACAGCGGGCCATCGGCCTCGATCTCCGGGCGGCCGAACACACCACCGCGGGGCCCGACTTCGCGCAGTTGAAGGTGCCGCCCTCGGAAGCGCCCGAGGGATTCGTCACGCTGCTGACGGACATCGTCGGAGCCGGCAACGCGGTCGTGGACGACCTGTCCCGCGTCGTCCACACCTACGGCAAGAGCCTGCGAGACCTGGTCCGCATCCGGGCCGGCGAGATGGGGCGCAGTCCCGATGTGGTCGTCTACCCGGCTGACGAGGCGGAGGTGCGGAGGGTCGTCGACGCGGCTGTCGAAGCGGACGCCGTGATCATTCCCTTCGGGGGCGGCAGCAATATCGCGGGCAGCCTGGAGCCGCACGTGGACGAGGACCGGGTGGTCGTCTCGCTCGACCTCGGCCGCCTCGACCGGGTGCTGGAGATCGACCCCGACTCCGGCCTGGCGCGGGTCCAGGCCGGGGCGCAGGGGCCCGGCCTCGAGGCCCGACTCAACCAGGAGGGCTGGACGACGGGGCACTTCCCCGACTCGTTCACCCACTCGACGCTGGGCGGGTGGGTCGCCACGCGCTCGTCCGGCATGCAGTCGGACAAGTACGGCGACATAGCGGACATCGTCAAGGGGCTGCGCGTCGTGCGGGCCGGCGGGGTCCTCGTGATCCGTGCCGTGCCGAGCGCGTCGACCGGGCCGAGCGTCCGGGAGATGGTGGTGGGCTCAGAGGGGCGGCTCGGCGTCATCACCGAGGTCACGGTGCAGGTGCACCGGCTCCCCGCGAAGCGGGTGATCCACGCCTACTTCTTCAGGAATCTCGACCACGGCCTCGCGGCGATGCAGGAGATCGCGGAAAGCGATGTGTCGCCCTCGGTCACCCGTGTCTCGGACGCGCACGAGACTGGCTTCTCCCTGGCGACGAGCAAGGAGTCGAGGGGCGTTCGGAAGACGGGACAGGCCGGCCTCATGGCGTACCTCAGGCGGCGTGGCTGGAACCTGGACGAGATGTGCCTCTCCTTCATCGGCTTCGAGGGCGACAAGGCACACGTGAAACGGCAGAAGTCGATCGTCGACCGGATCGTGCGCAGGCATCACGGCATCGGCGTCGGCAGGGGACCGGGTGCGCTCTACGACCAGAAGAAGTTCGACACGCCCTACATCCGCGACTTCCTGCTCGACCGCGGGGCCGCCGGCGACGTGAGCGAGACGGCCGGCCCGTGGTCGAAGCTCCGCGGCATCCACGCGGCGGTCTACGAGGCGGCCGACCTCGCCTACGAGAGGATCGGCCGCACCGGCTGGACCATGTCGCACATGTCGCACTCCTATCACTCCGGAGCCTGCCTCTACTTCACGTTCGCCTTCGTCTTCGGCGACGACCCGCTCGGCGAGTACGACACCGTCAAGCGCGCGATCCAGCAGGCGTTCGTCGACGCCGGCGGCACGATCTCGCACCACCACGGGGTGGGCCTGGAGCACGCGCCCTGGCTGGCGGAGGACATCTCCCCCCAGGGTGTCGCGATCATGTCGGGCCTCTTCGGCGCCGCCGACCCGGGGGGCAACTTCAACCCGCGCAAGATCGTGGTCTGA
- a CDS encoding 1-acyl-sn-glycerol-3-phosphate acyltransferase, with amino-acid sequence MTSVTVLGRERLTNVEDSYVVVANHTSHLDTPLIMGALPRRLARYLAVGAAADYFFDVWRRRGLTALFFNAFPVDRTGAYARGVSTRAVTAKALLNRGVPLLIFPEGTRSRDGSLGTFKPGAAALASSAEVPVLPVAVIGAHAAHPRGSNWPRPGRLPVGVVFGEPLTAFPGESRSEFTERIRSAILTLTEENSERILGVSTTSRRIPEGDHS; translated from the coding sequence GTGACCAGCGTCACGGTGCTCGGGCGCGAGCGGTTGACGAACGTCGAGGACTCGTATGTCGTCGTCGCCAATCACACCTCGCATCTGGACACGCCACTCATCATGGGCGCGCTGCCGCGCCGGCTGGCGCGCTACCTCGCGGTGGGAGCCGCTGCCGACTACTTCTTCGACGTGTGGCGGCGACGCGGCCTGACGGCCCTCTTCTTCAACGCCTTCCCGGTCGACCGCACCGGAGCGTACGCGCGCGGAGTGAGCACCCGCGCCGTGACCGCCAAGGCTCTGCTGAACCGGGGAGTGCCACTCCTGATCTTTCCGGAGGGGACCCGATCGCGCGACGGTTCGCTCGGAACGTTCAAGCCGGGGGCGGCGGCACTCGCCTCGTCGGCCGAGGTGCCGGTGCTTCCCGTCGCGGTCATCGGCGCGCATGCGGCGCATCCTCGCGGATCGAACTGGCCGAGGCCGGGCCGGCTGCCGGTCGGGGTCGTCTTCGGCGAACCGCTCACTGCTTTTCCCGGGGAGTCGAGGAGCGAGTTCACCGAACGTATCCGCTCGGCGATCCTCACCCTCACCGAGGAGAACTCCGAACGCATCCTCGGCGTGAGTACAACCTCACGTCGTATTCCCGAAGGAGACCACTCGTGA